In Zingiber officinale cultivar Zhangliang chromosome 9B, Zo_v1.1, whole genome shotgun sequence, the genomic window TTTTGTTAATGCAATTATAAATGATTCAAAAGGTTCTACATATTATTTGTCCTATAAACTTACATAAAAAGTTAAGATTCATGTAGTTGATTTCAGAAAGTTGCTATTTAAGGCTCTATTGCTATTGTTTTCGAGCCATTTTTGAGGCATCAATGTCTCATCTACTTTCACAAAGTAGCAAACTCCTCGCACCTGTAGACGAAACCATTTACATACATTCTACATGCCTCTTTTTTTTCCTTGAATAGTGTATACTGATTCTAGAGGCCCTTTCAGGGGTTGCTGGAGGCACGAGTTCAACTGAGACCATTGCTTCTCAATGCCCACGAGCGCATGAAGGATCTTATCTTTTTGGATATTGCCCTTGATTCTACTGTCAGGACAGTTATCGAGAGAAGTTATGAAGAACTAAAAAATGCTGGGCCACAGGTCTTCAAATACTTTTCCTTTTTCATgctttggttttttttttcatgcaaAATTTTGTTTTGATAACTTGATACTGATAGTCATGTCTCCAATGCCAGAAAATTATTTACCTCATTTCCCTGATTCTTGAGAATCTCGCATTGTCTACAGAtgataatgaagatctcatatatTGCTTGAAGGTGATTAACTATCGAATTTAAAGTACTCTCTTTTTTATTTGCATCTTCACTGATCAACATTTATATTTTCTGTAGTGAATGCTAGatgtatgcaaatatattatATTCTTCTCGAAAAGATCATAATATTTTGAACTTTGTATTATCAGTTTTCGAGCTCAATAGAGGGTTAAGATTCATGTAGCTAATCTGAAATGATTAAGTAATTGGTAAAAACATAGATTGATAATGAAGAAAGATGTTATTGGTCACTTTTTCTGCAATCTAATTCTTTAATTTTGGACTATTATCTACTGTGTCTTCTATGTATGGTTCCATTATGTTTGAAGGTATGAGTTTGATCTTCGTCTCGAAATAGAAGCACTCTAAATTTTGATACTTGGCACTCTAAATTTTGATACTTGGCACTCTAAATTTTGATACTTGGCGAGCATTCACCTTAGAACTCTTATAGAGGATAAAGaacaaaaaagaaaacataagATTAAGTGATTTGGAATAAAAGAATTGGATCTCTTTTACAGGACTGAAGGGGCATCACCAAGGGATGAAAAGACAATTCCAACGGGGGCATAGGTGTGGTTAGTAGGTGGAACAATGTCGAACAAAACAGTTTCCAGCAGTGTCGTTCGACATTGTTTCTGGCAATGTCATTTGACATTACTTCAATGCGCATGAGGAAGGGCAATGCCAATACCCTCCTCAATTGCTTTCACAGTTTAGGCTTCTTAATGGGAGGATGAATCAAGGTTGTCGGACTCAAATAAGGCATGTACTGCTGACCATAATTTGTAGAATGGATCAATTTGGGGGTCAAGATCGGATAGATAAGATCGGATCGGTCAGGATCGAATATTGATTCTTTTGATTCGAACATGAATACCATAAACAATCATTTAAAGACCTATTGATTCAATAGAATACCAAGAAATAAGACATCCAAAACTTGTAATTTTGGAGAAAAGAATGAAAGAAAATATTCGTGATAATCAAAACCGTAGAATATCAACTAAACTTTTAAATAGTCTCCAAACCCTAACAATGCAAAAGAGGAAAATAACCCTAATACAATGACAAAAATTATTCGGAGCCTCCAAAACTGCTTCAAACGATATTTTTAAGCCTAGAATTGGACAGTTACTAATAATAAATCTAGATCTCTGAATAAGtttcaatttaatatattgtaCGTCCCGTGGTTCaacccgagtcaaaagttataacctcTCAAAATGTAGAATCTTAGGATCATAGAGTCGTACCAATCCCATCGATCCTACTCTGATTCCACTACAAAACTCGATCCCAGATCAAGTGTTTCCGGATTGTAAGATCGTACAATCCTATAATCTAGATCGTGATTTTGCAAACCATGCTTCTACCTATTAATTGGGCAAAGCTCTAACCGACTGACTCGAGCTAATAATCTCTTTCATGATTTCATTTTCCTTTTATATCATCTTGAGTTGTTGTTGCTTGTAGATATATTACGTACTAGTCAATCAAGTTTCAATTTATTCTTATTTATAAGAAAATGAGCTTTTTTTATCaatcacaaatatatatatatattttttcaaatgaCCCAACATTGATTCACTCTATTCTTGTATTGCTTTTGAAGGGATGGAACCATGCAATGGAATTGACAAAGCAAAAGGACAATCAATGGGCACTATTTTCAAAGTCATTTCTTGACAGAACCCGACTTTCTCTATCGAGCAAGGCAGAATATTACCATCAAATTTTGCAACCTTCAGCTGAATATCTTGGATCATTTCTTGGTGTTGATCAATGGGCGGTATGTAATTGCATAGGGATTCATAGGAATATTCATTGAAGTTGAAGTTCACATTAACAAGGACTTGTCTCTACAGGTAAGCATATTTACAGAAGAAATTATTCGAGCTGGTTCAGCAGCTTCTTTATCTACACTTGTTAATCGATTTGATCCTATTCTTCGGACAGAGGCACATTTGGGAAGGTTTTCTCAAAAACTTTCTGCTTGCAATTTTAGATAGCGCATTTTGGTGCTGTCATTGGCCGCGACTGCCCGTGTTGTGCCCGGCACAACACAAAAACATGTTGGCCGGGCCCGAGCCTTGCCTAGCCCTCTAGGCTCATTTTGATACCATTAGTCCAATCATAGTCTAATGATCATATACTTCAACATAAACTGCTAATTAGTATCACATACTTCAACTACCTAATTGTTTGATGACTGAAACAGTTGGCAGGTCATAAGCCCTGTTGAAGTTGCTGGATATGTTGAAGTTGTAGATGCATTGCTTGCAGTTCAGAATAAATCTTATACACGACCAACAATTTTGGTTGCGAAAAGTGTGAAGGGAGAGGAGGAAATACCTGATGGCACAGTTGCTGTTTTGACACCTGATATGCCTGATGTTTTGTCTCATGTCTCCGTGCGAGCTAGAAATAGCAAGGTCCTCTGATTTCATGCTAACACTTTGGTAGAACATTCTGAATCTACCTTCATTGTTCTTCATTATCACAATGCAGGTATGCTTTGCTACATGCTTTGATGCCGATATCTTCTCTGAGTTACAACGTAATGAAGGAAAGCTCTTTGGTCTAAAGCCCACATCTGGTGACATCGTATATAGGTAAGCTTTTATAGAGACACTTATCTCCTCCGACATGATTAGTCTTATTTCTGATGTAAATTGCAATATCTTATCTTTCAGTGAGATGGAGAAGAGTGAGCTTGAAGATATGAGTACAGATGAACAATCATCGTCGTCGGTAACATTGGTTAAGAAACACTTCAGTGGCAAATATGCCATATCAGCAGAAGAATTTACTAGTGAAATGGTTTGTGTCAAACCAAAAGTTCTATCAAGTCaattctgtttttttttcatatacGAAGTTATTAAGTTGAATCTTATAATCAGTATTAAGTACATTAAATTTTATTCGTTTAACAAACTGTAAGAGTATTTCATCCTTTTAGGTTGGAGCTAAATCTAGAAACATAGCATTTCTAAAAGGAAAGGTGCCTTCTTGGGTGGGGATCCCCACATCGGTTGCTCTTCCATTCGGAGTCTTTGAAAAAGTTCTTTCAAATGATGCAAACAAGGTACCATAGTTCATATGAGCAttgtttttctcctctcttttctttttctcatCTTCAATTTGTTGATTCATAACTGCAGGAAATTGTCAGTAAGCTACAGTTCTTGAAAGATAAGTTAGTTGGAGGAGAATTTGATGTGCTTATCGACATAAGGGAGACGATCTTGCAACTAGAAGCTCCTATTGAATTGGTACGTTTAATCAGTATACTTCCTAAAATTTGTATAGTTGCAAAGAGTTGTATAGGCAAGCTCAAGATGTTAAAAAAAAGATATACTACTACATTTGTCCCTATGGGACTAATGAACATGAAATATCATAGCTTTAGTGATACAACAACCAAGTGAGATCGGTTATATGTATCTTCCTACATTGTCATTGGACTCGATCTTCTACTATATCTTCATTTAAGAAAGTACTGTGATTCTTATTTTGGGGGTAAACAAAGCCCAATAGGTGGACTGGATTTATCGGTCGATAGTATTGCTGCTCATGATCATATCAGCTGATCTCGCTACTGTTAATTGTGTTTAGAATTTGGAACTTCCTCTTATTCAACCTCATTTTACTGTTTCTACCCTGCATCACTACTGGCTTGATAATCCAGAATGCATCAATTGGATAACTCTACTCCAGGTACAAGAGCTAAAGGAGAAAATGCTGGCATCAGGAATGCCATGGCCCGGTGATGAAGGCGAGCATCGGTGGGAGCTTGCTTGGATGGCAATAAAAAGAGTAAGAAGATTCCTGGCTTGATTTTGAAGAGATGATAACATTGCTTCATTCAGATATAGTTCTTTTAGCGCGAACAATTCCGAAATAATCACTGAACCTTCTTCTTTGTAACTAAGGTTTGGGCTTCAAAATGGAATGAAAGGGCATATTTCAGCACAAGGAAAGTGAAGTTGGATCATGATTTGTTGTGTATGGCTGTCTTGGTTCAGCAAGTCATTAGTGCTGATTATGCATTTGTCATCCATACTACAAACCCGTCATCCGGCGACTCGTCTGAAATTTACGCAGAGGTATGCATTCAAATCACTCCGGCTTCTCGAAGTATAAACTAAGACATGTTTTCTACTGAAGGTAGTCAAGGGACTCGGAGAAACTCTTGTCGGAGCCTATCCAGGTCGCGCATTGAGCTTCGTCTGTAAGAAGAACAATCTCAACTCTCCGaaggtttgtttgtttgttttgatgGAATATTTTCTTAATCATGAATCCTAAATAGTTCTAGCaaaccatatgtactcaaaaatAAGATTCATGTACAAGATCTAGTTAACATCGAAAATTACAGCAACAATTAAGAATAAACCAAATTAGACTATGAATCTGAATGCAACGGAATCTCATTAGGCCTTTTCGATTTCAGGTCCTTGGTTACCCAAGCAAGCCAACTGGTCTCTTCATCAGAAGTTCAATTATCTTCAGATCTGATTCTAATGGAGAAGACTTAGAAGGTTATGCAGGAGCTGGTCTCTATGACAGGTCAGCTAATTCGTCAACTCGATTAGCTTCTAATTACATTGTTAAAGATCTATTTATGTCTTAATTCAGTGTGCCGATGGATGAGGAAGAGAAAGTGATACTGGACTATGTAGCTGATCCATTAGTAATGGATAAGAACTTTCGAAATTCACTGCTTTCGAGTATCGCACAGGCAGGTCATGCCATTGAGGAGCTCTATGGATCGCCGCAGGACATTGAAGGTGTCGTCAAGGATGGGGAGATCTTCGTTGTCCAGACAAGACCACAGATGTGATTCTTTTAGTCCCCCAAACAAAGTTAACTAGTAGATTATGATTCTATTTCTCAAATTGTACACcataattttgagtttgaaaggTCTCATTTTTGTTGCCGAGAGTTCATGGACTGTATCCTAAGAATTGGCACTGAGAATTAATAAAGAATATTTATTCACGGCACTGAGAATTTGCTATTTATTTTTGACATCTTTGATAAGGTTTAGTCACGAAATGTAGGGTAAGACTCCGTACAATATATTCAATATGGTCTGATCGATTCATATAAAAACATACAATGCCCTTTTTTTCTACAATAAGTGGCATTTGTAATAACTCCATAGAAGACTAATTACATTATTCTACTAATTAATATAAGATTAAAGTGTTAAAGTGTAATAAAAACAAATGCTTCCCTTGCATCTATAGAAGCACTCCAAAAATACATAGACATTCGCTTAACGACATCTCATGTTTCCTCCTGGTCCTCCATAGTAGAAATAGCTTCCCCATGCTCCGTTCGCCCCTCCTCGAATACTATAACAATTTGGATGGTCGGCCAAGAGGCGGAGGTTCGACAAGGGGATCAAGTTGTTGTCCCAATCCACTAGTTGCAAGTTGCGAAAGTAAGAGGCTCTTCGGAATCCTTCTTCGGCAAAATGACCACTCCCCATTTGCGTTGATGTGTGCAAACCCAACGACCGAGTGTTCACCGTCTCTCCTCCAAATTGCACCATATTTGCATGCTCGGCTAGGTGACTAAACAAAAATGCTGGCCAATATCCCACCACTAGACTTGACCCAAGTTCAAGCCACCAATGCCCATGTTTCGGGTCCTATATACAATAAAGATAACCATGTATCAATATAACTGATACTAAAGATAAACATGCTACTAGTTAGGTCAATTGAGATTCTATGAGTTTGTGCACAACCTTTCTCGGTAGAGTTCCTCTTCCTATTTCTATATTCCTCTCAATCAGTGCAATTCCTCAACACACTTACCGCAACCCTCAAGCGTAACCATTTCGTAAAAGGATTACATGTAGTCGGTGACTTTTACCTTCCATATAAGAAGATCAATGTCGAATTGGACATCATTCCTATAACCCTCAAGCAAAACCATTTCGTAAGGTGGCTTTTACCATCCACATACAAAGATCAATGTTGAATTGGGCACCATTCCTATAACCCTCAAGCAAAACCATTTCATAAGGTGGCTTTTACCTTTCCATATAAGAAGATCAATGTCCCTATAACCCTCAAGCAAAGTAAACCATTTGGTAAGGTGGCTTTTACCTTCCATATAAGAAGATCAATGTTGAATTGGACCGTGTGGGGTGGCGGATTACACCTTTTGCTACTATACTATATCGAGCAAAACCATTTCTTAAGGTGACTTTTACCTTTCCATACAAGAAGATGAATGTCGAATTGGACACCATACCTATAACCCTCAAGGAAAACCATTTCATAAGGTGACTTTTACCTTCCATATAAGAAGATCAATGTTGAATTGGACGGTGTGACGGATTCCACCTTTTGTTACTATACTATATCGAGCAGAACCATTTCGTAAGGTGTCTTTTAACTTTCCATATAAGAAGATGAATGTCGAATTGGACACCATACCTATAACCCTCAAGGAAAACCGTTTCATAAGGTGGCCCTTACCTTTCCATATAACAAGATCAATGTCGAATTGAACACCATTCCTATAACCCTCAAGCAAAGTAAACCATTTAGTAAGGTGGTTTTTACCTTCCATATAAGAAGATCAATGTCGAATTGGACACCATTCAATGCTGAAGTCGGCGAGATCGCTGCCCCTAAGGCAATCTTATTGCTTGTTTGGACAAAGCCGGAGCACAAGAGGTTGTAGCAACCTGTCTGTTGGTAAGCATCACTCTACATGACAAAGAGATCATTAGTCAGTGTGTAAATGTCGTCGATCGCTTGCTACTTTGTCGGTTGTTTTTGTCAATTTCATGTCACTTACAGTCCAGTATGTGAAGAACCTGGGCCTGCCATCTCCATGCAGCTGAGGATTCACCTGAGGAACAGCAGATAGATCAGTAACTATAACCTTTAGCCAATGATCAGACACAAGGGCCATTGAGCCTATACCTGCCAGCCAGCTTCAATGGTGTTGAGATCATCGCCAAAGGAGCCAGAGATTAGCCATATCTGCGACAAGCTGAACTCCGATACCGACGTTACCGCCGGTGCCCAAACGCTGAGGCTAGCCTTTGCGCCGTAGTACCGATTCCCCATGACATAACCAACAGCGTGCTACAAAATATAATAGATCCAATGTGATCCGATCCTTTGCGGGAACTTGGTGCACCTTATTGAATATTCCAAGAGAATGTGATCAGTGAAGATAGAGGAGGACCTCATGGTCACTGCCGGTGGAGTCCCGGCGCACCGGCTTCTTCCCGAATTGTCGAATGCTGCTGGCTCTCAGAATGTCTTCCTGCGTCGTCCTCCTTATCGGCACCGTGCCGGGAGGGCACGACTCAAAGCCAAAGGCGATCAGGCTCACTTCGTTTACTGTGCTGCTCACGTTGAAGCCTCCAGCTAGTCTCTCAGGAGGATCCTGCAATTGTCCACAATCACCATCACAATTTTTCATATATAATTGACAGATCGAGATCAATCTCACACACTACTAGCTACCAGTGGTTTCTGGCCCCGAAGCTTCGGGTGATCAAATGCCGGTTGCAGATGAGATGGAACGCAGTCTATAAGATCACCGCCATCAATCTGCATTCATTAATTCACAGCATTTCACAAACAAAAATGATGCCAAAAACCTCTCTAGCTAGCTAGCTCTCAATCTGAAGAAAGATGAAAATGGCTGGCTGCCTGGATTGTCTTGACGGGGGGAGGCCTGCTGGCCATCTGGCGCTGCGTGCGGTTGGCCGCTGGCGCCGCGGCCACCGAGCGAAGAGGACAAGCAGCGAGCAGCGTTAGGAGAAGACACCCAGCGAAGCTGCTGCCAAATCCAATGGCCTGCAGTTGCGTTTTGGAGTTGTTCGTTTCTTTGGACATTGGCGCCGTGCTTGTCTTCTTCCTCCCGCATCATTCGTTTTGTTCGGCGCCTTATAGTGAAAAAGAAAGTCCTCCGGGCGCTCGGTCTAGCTCGATCCCAATTCCAAAGGGTACGCATCGTGCATGACGATTCATGGAGCACTAGCTCTGAAGCGTAGCCCCCATCGTGTCCGGTGGCTCTGCCCCCAGTGCGTATCGTCGTGCCAACAGCTAACGTGGTGGTTCTGACAAACTGAGCTTTTTGGGAAAGCAGATTAAGATTAGACAAACAATCGACTGTTACTGTTGATCCGTCAAAGTGAAAGAAATTTATCTTCTAGTGTTTTGTATCGGACAagaatatcattttttttttaaaaaataataatatcttaatatatttttttatcttatgAATATTTTAcaatataaacatttcaattttaaataacaTTAATAATATTGTGTTGTTTCTGTTAAAATACATCACTACATAAATATGAACACTTTCTCTCGCATTAATACTAATCCTGTCCGAACTCCGAGTCAGACGAATGTCAAATGAATTGTCACTGGTATTGACAGAGAGGTGACTATGATTTCATCATGGCATATTGACccacatattaaaaaaaataaaaaataaaaaatatttaaatgttataacaatatatattaattatatatatatatatatatatatatatatatatatatatatatatatatattatttttttaatttattggtTTATCACAAGATCAGGCCGTTACGGGCCGTCGCGAACCTGACCCGGCCCATTCGATATCCGTTTTGCCCCCCgtaataaaattgaaatttacCCTACATTTTGGCGCAGAACCCTCGAAACAGCTTGGAGAAGACGGAAACAATATGGCCGGAACGGAGCTGGTCGACAGTGGCGGTGGCTCCGAAGAAACCGAGAGTGAGCAGGAAAGCTACAGTTCTTCCTCCTTCGTATGGGATGACAATTCCAAGCTCTACTACCACGCCAGGTacggcttttccttttcttctcttgcccGTTTAGTAATCTAGGGTTTCCCTCTGACGGAAGAGCAATATATCCGATCTTGATTCCTACATAGTTTTGCTTGCCGGCTTTTCATATAGATTCCACCTAATTCCTCGTTATCTTCATTGTCTCCTTTTTGGTATTTTTCATTTGATAGGCAATATAAAAAATATCTTCTCGTTCTAGTACTTACTATAATGGTTTTTGTGAATCTGCTATCGTGACCATCCTTGAAGCAAAATTCAGTTGGAGTTACTTGAGGCCCAGCAAAATTGTCAACGAAATTGTTAATAGATGCTTTGACTTGGATAACTTCATTTTCTGCTGGCGAGTTCTGCATTTCGATAAAAGGCCCATTAGGAAAATTGTATCAAGGTTTCTCACGCAGTCTAAAAGAAAAGAATGGATTCAAATGCCCCCATTACCTATGCAATTCAGAATTGTTCTCATTTATCTTCTCTGAATTAATTATTCTCTTTATTTTATCCACAATTATTTACTACTTTATATTTTTGGAATGAGTTTTTTTACTATTGACAATACCTTCTTCAATGTCTATAAATAATCACCCTATGAGTATGAACCTCTTCTctgtttaaaaaattgaaatgaaTAGCTTTTTGCATTTGAAGGATGATCCCCTTAAAATGATCATTCTCTTCCCTCGCCCCTCTTCCCTTTTCTTTGGTTCTCCATTAGATATGCTTTGGGTTCCTGTTGATTTTGTATTAGAGCACTAATCCTCTGGACTATCTCTATTGTTCTACACCATAATTCTTGTATTTGACTTTGCTATCATATTTGGAGATTTATTAGCTAACTTAATTTCATTCCTGTGCTAAATTTGAGTATCGATTCACCTGTTTATTTGCAGTAGTGGGTTCTACCATGATCCCAGTGCTGGTTGGTATTACAGCAGTAGAGATGGTCATTATTACACATTTGAAGATGGAAGATATGTGCCATTATCATATAATGAGgtgaattttagaaatattcttatCTTGATAGCACTTTACCATTTTATCTAAAAAGAAAGTCATGCATCCATATAACTGTCTTTGGTAGCTTTTGCTTGGTGAGCAGCAACAATGGATGTTTTACCAGTATTAATATGCAATTctgagtcttttttttttttttttgtattttactGAAGAAAGGCGAGGTATCTGAAGCCGTTGACGGTGCAACTTGTGCTTCTTTCCATGAGGCTAGTGATGATGAGACATGTATGTTCTATCCTAATGTCATAGTTTATAAAtggtaaaattttgaattttgttgtTACTTTTTGGATTTGGGTTTAGCTTTGTGATTGGAAATTTCATCTCAGTTCTGCATGAGATGTATGATAATTTAGTTCAGCT contains:
- the LOC122024576 gene encoding uncharacterized protein LOC122024576, with translation MSKETNNSKTQLQAIGFGSSFAGCLLLTLLAACPLRSVAAAPAANRTQRQMASRPPPVKTIQIDGGDLIDCVPSHLQPAFDHPKLRGQKPLDPPERLAGGFNVSSTVNEVSLIAFGFESCPPGTVPIRRTTQEDILRASSIRQFGKKPVRRDSTGSDHEHAVGYVMGNRYYGAKASLSVWAPAVTSVSEFSLSQIWLISGSFGDDLNTIEAGWQVNPQLHGDGRPRFFTYWTSDAYQQTGCYNLLCSGFVQTSNKIALGAAISPTSALNGVQFDIDLLIWKDPKHGHWWLELGSSLVVGYWPAFLFSHLAEHANMVQFGGETVNTRSLGLHTSTQMGSGHFAEEGFRRASYFRNLQLVDWDNNLIPLSNLRLLADHPNCYSIRGGANGAWGSYFYYGGPGGNMRCR